A window of the Pangasianodon hypophthalmus isolate fPanHyp1 chromosome 12, fPanHyp1.pri, whole genome shotgun sequence genome harbors these coding sequences:
- the arl4d gene encoding ADP-ribosylation factor-like protein 4D, which produces MGNQLTEIAPNTPFLPNFHSLHVVVIGLDSAGKTSLLYRLKLKEFVKTIPTKGFNMEKIKMSVGNGRAITFQVWDVGGQDKLRPLWKSYTRRTDGIVFVVDSAEAERMEEAKVELHKITRTSENQGVPVLVLANKQDLPVALPVSEVEKVLAVHELSANTFHHVQGCSAVDGQGLQLGLEKLYEMILKRKKVVRHSKKKR; this is translated from the coding sequence ATGGGGAACCAGCTGACAGAGATTGCTCCCAACACACCATTTTTGCCTAACTTTCACTCCCTACACGTGGTGGTCATTGGGCTGGACTCTGCGGGCAAAACTTCCCTCCTTTACAGACTTAAATTGAAGGAGTTTGTCAAAACTATTCCGACCAAAGGCTTCAACATGGAGAAGATCAAAATGTCAGTGGGCAATGGACGAGCCATTACTTTCCAGGTATGGGACGTGGGTGGTCAGGACAAACTGCGGCCACTGTGGAAGTCGTACACACGCCGCACCGATGGCATAGTTTTTGTTGTGGACTCCGCCGAAGCAGAGCGTATGGAAGAGGCCAAGGTGGAGCTTCATAAGATCACACGCACGTCAGAGAACCAGGGTGTGCCTGTGCTTGTACTAGCCAACAAGCAGGATCTTCCGGTTGCCCTTCCTGTCAGTGAGGTGGAGAAAGTTTTGGCTGTACACGAACTGAGTGCTAACACCTTTCACCATGTGCAAGGCTGTAGTGCTGTGGATGGCCAAGGCCTTCAGCTGGGCCTAGAGAAACTGTATGagatgattttaaaaagaaaaaaggtggtGAGGCACAGCAAGAAAAAGAGATAA